From a single Vicinamibacteria bacterium genomic region:
- a CDS encoding N-carbamoyl-D-amino-acid hydrolase: MREVVIAAAQLGPIRRADRREHVVERLLSLLNRAKEHGCDLVVYPELALTTFFPRWFIENEDELDAFYEREMPSPQTRPLFERARSLGIGFSLGYAELTPEGHRYNTQILVERDGSIVGRYRKVHLPGHSENEPHRPFQHLERRYFEPGPDGFQAWDAFGGRVGMAICNDRRWPESYRVLALRGSELVLIGYNTPIHYPPEPSQDTLAPFHNHLVMQAGAYQNGMWVVGVAKGGCEEGVDSLAESAIIAPSGQIVATCVTSDDELAVARCDLDLCKRYKETLFDFERYRMPEHYKLISERRGAVSS, translated from the coding sequence ATGAGAGAGGTCGTGATCGCGGCAGCCCAGCTCGGACCCATCCGGCGCGCCGACAGGCGAGAACACGTCGTCGAGCGCCTCCTGTCCCTGCTGAATCGAGCGAAGGAGCATGGCTGCGACCTCGTCGTCTACCCCGAGCTCGCCCTGACGACGTTTTTTCCACGATGGTTCATCGAGAACGAAGACGAACTGGACGCTTTCTACGAGCGGGAGATGCCGAGCCCGCAAACGCGTCCGCTCTTCGAGCGGGCCAGAAGCCTCGGGATCGGATTCAGTCTCGGGTATGCCGAGCTCACTCCCGAGGGGCATCGCTACAACACGCAGATTCTCGTGGAGCGCGACGGCTCCATCGTGGGCAGGTATCGGAAGGTGCATCTCCCGGGACACTCGGAGAACGAGCCCCATCGCCCTTTCCAGCACCTCGAGCGCCGCTATTTCGAGCCCGGTCCCGATGGATTTCAGGCGTGGGACGCCTTTGGCGGCCGGGTGGGGATGGCGATCTGCAACGATCGACGCTGGCCCGAGAGTTATCGTGTGCTCGCTCTTCGAGGCTCAGAGCTCGTCCTCATCGGGTACAACACCCCGATCCACTATCCGCCCGAGCCCAGTCAAGACACGCTCGCCCCGTTCCACAACCACCTGGTGATGCAGGCAGGCGCCTATCAGAACGGAATGTGGGTCGTCGGGGTCGCCAAAGGAGGATGCGAGGAGGGCGTCGATTCGCTCGCCGAAAGCGCGATCATCGCTCCGTCGGGGCAAATCGTCGCCACCTGCGTCACGAGCGATGACGAGCTGGCCGTGGCCCGCTGCGATCTCGATTTATGCAAGAGGTACAAGGAGACCCTTTTCGATTTCGAGCGCTATCGCATGCCCGAGCACTACAAGTTGATTTCTGAAAGGCGAGGCGCCGTTTCCTCATGA